The DNA region ATGTCGCAAGCAATGGTTTATATGTCCAGCTCACAATATCGGATAAAATAGCAACATCAATGTTTTATTCTTCACTCCAACTTCCTGATATCAAAACTGAAAGTGAGTTTATTTACAAAATCCCATGATGCAATTGATAATGGTAAGCCGCCCGAACTGTCCATCCATTCATTACATTGCTTATAAATAACTTTATCCAATTAAGTGTTTTTGAATGTGTGCATGTGTAATGTATGAAATTGTTTGACTGATTTTATCTACGATAATTGTTCAATTCACCAGTAAACGCGAGATATGTCGAGAGAATAAATATCTAGGAGCTCATTTTTTATTCGTGTTGCATTCCGAACATGATTTGTGATGCGCATGACAGTAACACGGAAACTGCATGTTTATTTTTGATAACGCTTTAACACGAATTAAACCCTTGCAAATATTTAATTGTAGATCGTttactgtgtataagatggagGACCAGGAGATGCAACTGAAAGTTAAAAGAGGTAATTAGCGAATACTTTATAGTACAATTGTTTGCTAAAGTCAACTGTCATCACCAACTAGCTAACCTTAGCTAGTAGCTGCATTAGCTAAACAGCTAACGTAACTATTTCTCGTAACagtatatattattatatgtTTATCTCTGCAGTGACTGACAAATTCACGGAAAACATGTACGTGTTGGCTAACGAGCCATCAGTGGCTCTTTATCGACTGCAAGAACACGTTAGAAGGTCCCTCCCAGAGCTAGTACAACACAAAGTAAGTAACGTTAGTGAATCCAAAGCAGTTTAGCTACATATTAACTTGCTAAGGAGAATAAATGTagttttgttactttacagtaGCTATAATGGGCTGTCTAAAAACTAAATGTATACCGGTAGCTACTTTTGCAGTAACGTAATTCATAATATTATTCTCTGATCATCTCTTCCAGACAGATATGCAGAGCTGGGAGGAGCAAAGCCAAGGAGCAATCTACACTGTGGAATATGCATGCAGGTAATCTAGCCCAAGATGTACTCTTAAGGAGCCTCAATTGCGatacggttctagaaacataaagtcCTTTACTTTCATTTCGCATCACAAATACACTTACTCTACACTGTTTTAACTGGCTTAATCACAGTTGCAgccaacagtatttttcagtgacaacatgTTTTTGGTGGCCTTCTTCTGTTACAAACTGGTGTTtggagcatgctagatagctaattagcacaggtggacCCTCTGTCTGTCGTAAACATGCGcagtaacatggagatatggccgtgtgggaaccatttaaaggtgtgtatcaatttaagtatttctcgctgatatgaaagataaggtccttatgcttccaaacCTGTACCGCAAGTGATgtgtgttaatgttcagaccaaGCGTCAGGTGTCTTAACAAAACTCTCTTGTACAGAAAACGCCTTCGTCCAGTGACTTCTGTGTAATTTTAATAGAACTGCGAGTCAACCCCCTTTTGGGTTCTCAGCTGAAGGTATGGACCACAGCTGGCTCCATGTGAACTACAATTCTGACACTTTGTTTTAACGAATAGAAATGTTAATAATCCTCGCTTGTGATACGGTTTTAGAAACAATGAGAGAGAATATACCAATGAGAGAGAATATTTCAAATACGCATTTTAACAAAGTTGCGCCTGGCTGTAATAAAGCAGTTCAGGTCTTACTTGGGTCCGACACATAacaaaaaagacattacagacaaaagactttacaattgacatgcatttaaaaacaacatgtagtgtgtgtgtgtgtgcgtcaatcTTAGTTACACatacatatcagtacatacacacaagtaggtcacatggggagaGTTGTTGTGCCGTGataccaggtttgctgttcagtTGTGCTATATAAAATGGAAGGGAATTCCATGCACTtgtggctctgtataatactgtacatttcctttaaattgttttggtcctggggactgtgaaaagacccctggtggcatgtctggtgggggaAATTGTGTGTACCAGacctgtgtgtaagttgactatgcaaaccatttggaattaccaacacattaatgtttgttataacaacaaaaaaaaagtagtGACGTGTTCTTTCCttaactcttagccaagagagcatgaatagtattaatattagacCTCTGATTACAAAGAGGGGCAAGAcatgccactctgttctgggccagctgcagcttaactaggtctttctttgcaggacttcaccatataactggacaataatcaagattagatcAAACTAGAGCCCGCAggactttttggagtgtggtgtcaaaaaagcagagcatctctttattacggacagacctctccccatctttacaaccatttaaTCTATGTTTTGAccttgacagtttacaatctaaaatAACACTAAGTAATTTagtctcaacttgttcaacagctacaccattcattaccagattcagctgaggtctagaacttagggaatgatttgtaccaaatacagtgCTTTTAGTTTTGATGTTCAGGACCAGtatattactggccacccattccaaaacagactgcaacttttaaaggttttcagtgacttcattagctatggttgctgatgtgtatgtggttgaatcatcagcatacatgggcACACATGCtatgtttaatgccagtggcaggtcactggtaaaaatagaaaagagttaGAGGGCCTAAACGCAGGTCGATGTGTTGCAATCCGGATGTTTGCTCATGAACGAAGGCAGGTGCACAAGACGGAAGTACATGCACGCGATGCATGCATACTAACAGGTGTTTacaaagtcggaagtttacatacaccttagccaaaaacatttaaactcagtttttcacaattcctgacatttaatcctagtaaaaattggttaggatcaccactttatttatagaatgtgaaatgtcagaataatagtagagagaattatttatttcagcttttatttatttcatcacatatccagtgggtcagaagtttacatacattcaattagtatttggtagcattgcctttaaattgtttcactttggTCAagtgtttcgggtagccttccacaaacttcccacaataaattgggtgaattttggcccattcctcctgacagagctggtgtaactgagtcaggtttgtaggcctccttgctcgcacacgctttctcagttctgcccacaaattttctataggattgaggtcaaagCTTTGTGAtggcactccaataccttgactttgttgtccttaagccattttgccaaatctttggaagaatgcttggggtcatttttttttattttttttttattttttttattttacctttatttaaccaggcaagtcagttaagaacaaattcttattttcaatgacggcctgggaacagtgggttaactgcctgttcaggggcagaacgacagatttgtaccttgtcagctcgggggtttgaactcgcaaccttccggttactagtccaacgctctaaccactaggctacgctgccgccccattgatcatttggaagacccatttgcgaccaagctttaacttcctgactgatgtcttgagatgttgcttcaatatatccacataattttcctgcctcatgattccatctattttgtgaagtgcaccagtctctcctgcagcaaagcacccccacaacatgatgctgccactcccgtgcttcacggttgggatggtgttcgtcgacttgcaagccccccccccctttttcctccaaacataacaatggtcattatggccaaacagttatatttttgtatcatcagaccagaggacatttctccaaaaagtacgatctttgtccccatgtgcagttgcaaaccgtagtctggctttttaatgggggttttggagcagtggcttcttccttgctgagcggcctttcaggttatgtctttataggactcgtttttcatgtggatatagatacctttgtacctatttcctccagcatattcagaaggtcctttgctgttgttctgggattgatttgcactttttcgcaccaaagtatattaatctctaggagacagaacgtgtctccttcctgagcggtatgatggctgcgtggttgCATGCTGTTCATACTTGCATATGCATACTtggtaccttcagccatttggaaattgctcccaaggatgaaccagacttgtggaggtctacaatttttttatgaggtcttggctgatttcttttgatctttcccatgatgtcaagcaaagaggcactgagtttgaaggtaggccttgaaaaacatccacaggtacacctccaataggctaattgacatcatttcagtcaatcagaagattctaaagccatgacatcattttctggaattttccaagctaaaggcacagtcaacttagtgtatgtaaacttttgacccactggaattgtgatacagtgatttataagtgaaataatctgtctgtaaaaaaaaaataaaaaatggaaaaattagttgtcatgcacaaagtagatgtcctccctgacttgccaaaactatagtttgttaacaataaatttgtggagtggttgaaaaactccaatctaagtgtatgtaaacttctgacttcaactgtacatggacttgcgcatgtttttattttatttatttttattttacctttatttaaccaggcaagtcagttaagaacaaattcttattttcaatgacggcctgggaacagtgggttaactgcctgttcaggggcagaacgacagatttgtaccttgtcagctcgggggtttgaactcgcaactttccggttactagtccaacgctctaaccactaggctaccctgccgccccaggtgaTATAAATTGTGTTGTACCGGTGCTCTAAAAAGTTGGGGAAACAATACTTTTCTGTGGATATTTTGTTTAAAATTTCGAGCAGCTGAAGgaccaaccacacagacaactggtaaagttcaaatgtaatttattcaacattctggcttgtcaTTAAACTCTACGATTTTGCAGTGCTTTGTTTCAGACTGTATACCAAGAATTGGTATAAAAGTCAGATTTATTAGGCAAGTGTTACTCAACACAGCCAGGTGCATCGGGCAGTGCCAGGGCATTTCCCACAAGGCTAAAGGGGGTGTCCAATGACCCAAAGTTATGCGATGGAATTGGAGTCATGGTCTAAAGTCTACTGTTTAGGATTTTAATTATATTGAAAACATTGATCGGCAATTCAATGTTGTATTTGTTAACACACATTCATATTTTCATTTCCAGTGCAGTGAAAAGCATGACAAACAGCAGCCTGTACTTCAAAAGCATCGATGGCCTCCTTCGTCAAGCCATCAGCATGAAGGAACAGATCAGCACCTCCCAGGGGCGCAGGTAAGAGGCAGTAAACAACCACTCACTTTGGCTCTGGGAAACCATAATAACACTGTGTCCTTTACACAGTAACAACACTGTATCCTTCATTTGTCTGATTGCCCACAACCCACTCATCACTGCTGAGGAGAAAAAACACAATCTCCCTGCTCAAGGGTGGAGTTGATGAGGCTTATGAACTCCTTTTGAGTGAAAGCCAAGGTAACTTTTTCATAGACGTGGGCCACCATTTATTGTTTGTAGTTATTTTCCTGTGCAATCATCCTTTCTTTGCATTATTTTATTTGCCATTTTTGTGTCTCAGTTCTGTTTACTTTATTATTTCCCTCCATTGGCACATGCATGCAGCGCACATGAAGCGACCCCCTCTCCCATTCCCCCTGCCACTCCACCACATCCCCCATCCACTTCCTCCTGACCTCTGGAAGACGCTGTCCAAGGTTAGTCGTTCCTCAGGCATCACTCAAAGCTATACTTGGACTCAAGGACTTCTAGGCACTCTCTTGACTTTCAAGTAAGTGCACTAGAATGAAGCTGAATGTGCTAATACTGGTTTACTTAAAATGCTCCACTTTATTTTTTACACAGTGTTTTGTATCAACATACTCACAACCTTTATTCAAAGTTATGACTTATGTTTGTTTCACAGTATGCAGACTAAACACTACCAAATTTATCTACACATTGTGTAATATACAGTTTTGGCAATATATTTCAAAGACCACCTTTTGGTCTTTACCAAACAACTTTGAAAATATAAAGCATTTCTCTGCCACTTGTTAAATTGTATAATCACGTAGCAACTATAGCATTAGCTGTAGCTATAAGTTACTAACATTTTCCATTGGAATACCAGTACGTAAACATTCTAGAGGGTTTAATAGTGATGGTTTCTGTGTAAAAAGTCAATACAAAGGCAATAAGGGAACGAGATGTTAGGAAAGGTGTATTAAAATGACAGTTTCACTGTATGTCTGTATTGAAATGTACagtaatagtattagtggtgCTTGGATCATGAAGGGATAGCTCAGAGCTTTTAAATAGCTTCAGATATTTTCTATCCATACTGTATTCTTCGGAACGTTTGATGGTTGGTTAGGAATGTACTAACTGCTAAGACTTTGTAGGTCAGGTTACACCAGAGTAGAGTCTTTACTGGAGGCTCCTGACTTGCGGGCCAGCACGCTCCGCATCTCATTGTTAATGCCATTCCAGGGCTTAGATGGAGACTGCAGCAGCCCTGACTCTGTTGACAGGGTCCTGTGCATTCTAGAACCACTTCCACCGCTACTGTAGCCCTCCTTGTCACTGCTGTGGCTCTGAGGGCTGTGGGATGGGGAGTACTGATGCTGGTGATGCTGCTTAGGGTCGGTGCAGGGAGGGGGGTAGGACAAATGCCGGTGGAGTTGGGAGTTGTTGCGGTGCCTCCTGGGTTTTTCCCCGTCTTGGAGCTTGCCTTGCCGGGCGGCAGGGGTGCTCCCACCGTGCTGGTTCTGGTACAAGGTGTCAGTGTGTTCCCCACCGCGGTAGTGTTGGGCGGTACGGGCGGCTTTGACCAGGGAGTGAATCACGATCATCAGCAGAATCAGGATGCCCGAGGCCAGTACGCATGCGCTCGCTATGCCTGTCTCTACCTCAAACACCAGCAGCATGTAGATGGACAtagctgcagcagagagagagggatagagagagaaagataaacagAGTAAGAGGGGGAGATGGACACAGTGACCGGTACAGAAAGATGAGTCTATACACTGTAAGAAAGATCACTTTTCAGATCCCTTTTTCTCCCTGGGGTGGATAACTAATGTAGTGCATTGCCACGGTTGTGTTTTTGACCTATTTTACTATATTGGACATCTCTCAGCAGGAGAAGAACCACAGACCCAAGAGtgctgaaggaaggaggagagaaacacagctctgggacatgatgatgatgacgacatTGTGGCATTGCAGTGAGGCTCTGGCTAAGTTCCCTCTGAAAGGGAGATGTGGGGTCAGGAGGTCATTCACCCTACCATCACAATGGTGCCCTGCCCCCACCACCTCAACAAGAGACTCAATGGAATGGAAAGCCAGCAGCTTTGCTTTGCCAGGACATGCATTAACATGTCAAAGTCATTATTTTGGGCCTTGTGTATCAATCAATTGGAGGGACTCTGAAAGTAGTGACTTTTGCCTCTGCTGCAAATTAACTGGAAAATATCTGTAGGAATCTAAATTAAGTTTTCCTTTCTAGGATCACAACTAtttggtagaagctgttaattgTTTAGCCGTTGGTCTAAACGTATGTAATGTCTGATAATTTAGCTAAAGCAGATTAATTTAAAAGCTTGCACGTGAggttcatttgtatttattatggaaccccattagctgctgccaaagcaacAGCTACACTTCTTGGGATCCAGCAAAAAATAAATGCAGTAATATATATTAGAATATAAttttaaacattaaaataaatGTTACAACATATTAACTGTCTCTCTGCAGGCCACTACTCTAATGCAACACActatccaggtgtgtgtgtgtgtgtgtgtgtgcgcatatatGTGTGTCGGGTacctgtgtgtgtacatatgtacCCATGTGTGTGTGACGCTTCAGTCctcactgttccataaggtgtatttgtcttttttaaatctgattttatTGCTTTTgggagttacttgatgtggaatagagttatgTGGGCTGACTACTGTGTAcataatgctaccaaatatgtaGCAgtttgttacttttgattttgccaaTGAGTTTTGGGTGACACGTGTTAAGACCAGCTGGATGCAGATTGCTTTGTTCCACAATATGTTCTGGTCATTAACTAGGCCTTACCGTTATTTGTTGGTCTTACCTGCTAAGTATACTGAAACCCCAAGGCAAAATAGTCCGATGGCCACATGTCGGACAGCTCGGCTATCCAATAGGAACCAGTCTGCTCTGTGGGAGGAAATGAAGCAAATGCAATCAGCTACATGACCATACTATTTGTGGAAAGTGCTAAATTATGTATTTAGACCAAAATAAATCAATTCAAGGTTGCAATTAGGCCTTCTGTCCATAATTGTTCTATCATGTGGGATACTTTTCTGCTCAAAATCGATCGTTTTAAACAGAATGCTTTGTCATTACTTGCACTGGAGTGCACAGAAGCTAAATTAAAGTACATTTATAAGCCAAAGTGGGAAAGAGCAGGGCCACTGAGGCCAGGGGCCGTGCACTGGGTGCATAATGAGGAAATGCTATTGTTTGTCCAGGATTCATACCAAGTTTAGAGATAGGGGTCGGTCATTTAAGCAGCCTCTGCACACTGAAAGTTATGAATGTATAAGAATGTAGTATTCTTTAATTTCTATCAATGTCAAACATTAATATAGGCTAATTAAAGCACATTATTCAACCAAATAAACTACTGGTGTATCACTGATGTTAGCCTACAACAAATAGCATCCTAAGTATAGGTGTGTTGATGGATTTACCTTTCAGTATCATCTTCTCCTCTGCATATCTCGGTTGTAAAGTAGCTGTGCAGAAGGCAGACCACGACAGAGCTCAAATTGAGCGTGAGAGACAGAGCAGAAAGCACTGTAGACACTGGCATCAGCACTGCCCAAACATTAGTTGGCACGATGGAGATGGTGGGGGGAGATTCCTTCACAGCAATCTGTTGTGTTTGTAAATGGAAAATCAGATTGACCGATAGCAGAGACATAATCCCTGATAGGATCCCTAATAAAGCAAGGACCATCAAAGACCGCTGGCTGTAAACCGTCATATTTGGGTAATAAATCACGGACTGACGTCGACGCACTTGTCTTCCTTGGAAAAAGTTATCGCGGTGGGAATCCACTTTATCCTCCGGATCCTTCTTGCGGTCCTCTTTTCCAAAGGCTTCAAACTAACATAAAATGTAGTTTTAAGTGTAGAAAAATGTTTTGAATAGGAAAAGGTAAGAAACCTGTGATTTAGAGTCCGATCATGGAATTAGAGTGTTATTTGCGTATTGTGCGCGAGCACCCACTCCCCCAGCCGAGCATGTGATGTTCTTTAAATCCCCAGATTAAAAACTTCGCAACAACAATGGACTTTTCACTTGGATTCTCCGGAACAATGCGTTGATGTGCTCGTCCGAAGCAGTCCACAGCCGGGGGGAAACTATACAAATTTATACAAGTTAGAAACTATTCACTTTCCCTTGCAAAACATGAATTACACCGGCATGAAGGCATTTTGGGAACGTTAACACAATTGCAGTAGTGCGCATTGaatttaaacctcaaatacattttacatatgaAGAAACCATGCTCcagaaaacaaatatttttatttgtatattaTGACTTGGTTTTTATTTATGTTGGGTTGACTAGGCCACAGTCATATTTGTGGTGCAGACATGCTATTAAAATGAATAAGGATCCATCAAGATACATTCTTTAGTTCTCAATAGCTCTTTAATTAAGCATTGTTTGTTTAATTAATCAATAGTAGCCTCCTGAAAATAATCAAACTAAAAGTGTCTACATTAGTTATTGTTTCGCTTATCATGCACGAGCGTCTGTAATTGCCAAAAGATGACGCAATGCCATCAGCTCGCGATTGTGCAACGCCCCAAGAGGTCCTGGGAATTTGAAATGGGGTGTCCTGCCCTCTCATTCATTCTCCCCGAAATCTCCCTCTTTGAATCCAATTAACTTTTCAGTGGTTGCCTTGGAAACACACACTGTTTACCCAGAGAGCGCACTGCTGTTGCTCTGTTGATTTGAGGCTACTGCCCTGTGCATTCACTCACCCACCTTTCATGTTTGGCTTCTTTAGGAAACGTAATTCATTTCACCATTGACCTGTTATTGTACACTTAATCAAAATatcaatgcaacatgtaaagtgttgatttcatgagctgaattaaaCTATCCTAGAAATGTTCTATactgcacaaaaatattatttctctcaaatgttgtgcacaaatttgtttacatccctgttagtgagcattactcctttgccaagataactaatccacctgacaggtgtggcatatcaagaagctgataaacagcatgatcattacacaggtgtaccttttTCACTTTTgttacaacacaatgccacagatgtcttacgTTTTGAGGTAGCTAacttactgcaggaatgtccaccagagctattggcagataatttaatgttaatttctataccataagccgcctcaaatgtcgtttaagagaatttggcagaatgcacaaccggcctcacaaccacagaccacatgccagccagcccaggacctccacatccagctttttCATCTGCGAGAGCAtcttgagaccagccacccggacagttgatgaaactgtgggttttcacaaacaaagaatttctgcacaaactgtcagaagccGTCTCAGGGTAGCTCATCTGCGAagtcgtcgtcctcaccagggtcttgacctgactgcagtttggcgtcttAACGAcctcagtgggcaaatgctcaccttcaatggccactggcacgctggagaagtgtgctcttcaaggATGAAtcctgggcctcccgggtggcgcagtggttaagggcgctgtactgcagcgccagctgggttcgcgcccaggctctgttgtaaccggccgcgaccaggaggtccgtggggcgacgcacaattggcctagcgtcgtccgggttagggagggcttggtcggtagggatgtccttgtctcatcgcgcaccagcaactcctgtggcgggccgggcacagtgcgtgctaaccaaggttgccaggtgcacggtgtatcctccgacacattggtgcggctggcttccgggttggatgcgcgctgtgttaagaagcagtgcggctggttgggttgtgtatcggaggacgcaggactttcaaccttcgtctctcccgagcccgtacgggagttgtagcgatgagacaagatagtagctactacaacaattggataccacgaaattggggagaaaaaggggtaaaaataaaacaaattaaaaaaggATGAATCccaggtttcaactgtaccgggtagATGTGAGCGAGTgatttgagcatgtttgggatgctctgaatttacgcgtgttccagttccagccaatatccagcaacttcgcacagccattgaagaggagtgggaccacaagccacaatcaacagcctggtcaactctatgcgaaggagatatgtcacgctgcatgagggaAATGGTACtgattggttttctgatccacgcccctaccttttttttaagctATATGTGcccaacagatacatatctgtattccctgtcatgtgaaatccatagattagggcctaatggatttgtttaaattgactgatttctatatatgaactgtaattgttgcatgttgcgttaataCTTTTGTTCAGTTTACAGTATATTGAATTTCAGAAAATACTTGATTGACAGTAAATGTGTCCTATTGGTGATCATTGTGACATCTATGGATTGCACCACTTAACAAAAAAACAATGCCTACAGTTTGATTAATTAATATTCCTACTATTTATTTCCATCATCCATATTTAGACTATGGCTATGTCTCCATTTTCTGAAGTTACTTTAATTACATGGATACCTCCCTAGTATGCAAATAGAATACCTTTTTGATTTCATGCAAACAAGCATGGTTGTATTTTATCCATTCTGAAGTGTATAGCACATGTTAAAACCCTACAACAACAAAAGTTCAAAGAAAACCAAAGCTTAATTAGGTATAAttctatatatgtgtatgtactgaTGCTGATCTCTAGTAATAAGGGGTAAGGGAAATGTTATCTGCATGTGATTGTCTTGAAGACAGCAGGACACCTGTAGTGCAGCTAAAGCTGTTCTGATGGAGATAAGCTTGCAGCTATAAAAGTACACACATGAAGAATTGCTCTCACATATGCACACTGACCATGGAGTCTATTTCTGAATTTGACAGCCTCACCACACATACTAAAATGGCAGCATCTGATGTTGTCGAAAGCAGAAGTGAGCAGTTTCAGGAAAACAAAAAAGAAGTCTAAATGTGAACACTTTCCAAAGGCTCCTTCATCTGACTTAGAATATACTCTCTTCATGTGATTCATAAGGCTTTTGGGGAAACATACTTTGGTATGTCTGGCCTCAGAGccatgcaaaatatattttacttatTTCTGAACACCTCCAAGATGTATGATACCTACTAATGGTCTACTTTAGGGAGGTTTGTCAGTGAGGATGGGTGGGTGAAATCCGCAACAGTCTTGCaatccaaaggttgcatgtttgagGGGTGTCAGGGACAACTGTAGTATTTTAGCTAACCCTgatactaaacctaacccaattCACTAACCTGCTACGTAAATTAAT from Oncorhynchus mykiss isolate Arlee chromosome 1, USDA_OmykA_1.1, whole genome shotgun sequence includes:
- the tmem221 gene encoding transmembrane protein 221; this translates as MTVYSQRSLMVLALLGILSGIMSLLSVNLIFHLQTQQIAVKESPPTISIVPTNVWAVLMPVSTVLSALSLTLNLSSVVVCLLHSYFTTEICRGEDDTERADWFLLDSRAVRHVAIGLFCLGVSVYLAAMSIYMLLVFEVETGIASACVLASGILILLMIVIHSLVKAARTAQHYRGGEHTDTLYQNQHGGSTPAARQGKLQDGEKPRRHRNNSQLHRHLSYPPPCTDPKQHHQHQYSPSHSPQSHSSDKEGYSSGGSGSRMHRTLSTESGLLQSPSKPWNGINNEMRSVLARKSGASSKDSTLV
- the borcs8 gene encoding BLOC-1-related complex subunit 8 isoform X1, which codes for MFIFDNALTRIKPLQIFNCRSFTVYKMEDQEMQLKVKRVTDKFTENMYVLANEPSVALYRLQEHVRRSLPELVQHKTDMQSWEEQSQGAIYTVEYACSAVKSMTNSSLYFKSIDGLLRQAISMKEQISTSQGRSRRRTTDPRVLKEGGEKHSSGT
- the borcs8 gene encoding BLOC-1-related complex subunit 8 isoform X4 — translated: MFIFDNALTRIKPLQIFNCRSFTVYKMEDQEMQLKVKRVTDKFTENMYVLANEPSVALYRLQEHVRRSLPELVQHKTDMQSWEEQSQGAIYTVEYACSAVKSMTNSSLYFKSIDGLLRQAISMKEQISTSQGRSAHEATPSPIPPATPPHPPSTSS
- the borcs8 gene encoding BLOC-1-related complex subunit 8 isoform X3; the encoded protein is MFIFDNALTRIKPLQIFNCRSFTVYKMEDQEMQLKVKRVTDKFTENMYVLANEPSVALYRLQEHVRRSLPELVQHKTDMQSWEEQSQGAIYTVEYACSAVKSMTNSSLYFKSIDGLLRQAISMKEQISTSQGRR
- the borcs8 gene encoding BLOC-1-related complex subunit 8 isoform X2, yielding MFIFDNALTRIKPLQIFNCRSFTVYKMEDQEMQLKVKRVTDKFTENMYVLANEPSVALYRLQEHVRRSLPELVQHKTDMQSWEEQSQGAIYTVEYACSAVKSMTNSSLYFKSIDGLLRQAISMKEQISTSQGRRRRTTDPRVLKEGGEKHSSGT